The genomic DNA CCTGTTTGGTTACAAGAATGGTTAGATTCTGGTGTTGGTGTtgtgtgttcattttcactgtTCTTGAATGTTTATGTAACTATATGCAGTGTGCAGAAGCTGTACCTGCCAGTAGGGGGCGGAATAACTCCACTTTGTCTGGAGCATTTTCCGATGCAGCCTGTCTGtccttctgtgtgtctgtatgttgttttgtgtgcatgttgagGCTGAGTGGAAGTGGAGGAAGGTGTGCTCAGGTCCTTTTAACAAAGACCCTGgacactttgtgtgtgtgtatgtgtgtgtgagagagagtgcatGTTGTAATATGACACATTTTGATACTACCTTCCATCATTTGCACTTTTGAAAAAGaggtatttatttgtatttatctgaGCCATCCTGTTCAGCTATTTGACACAGGCGCGTTCTGGCTTTGTtgttttgtaaaagaaaaaacaacaacaggagttTCCGCCTGTTTCTAGTGATTTAGTTAGCtagatatactttattttacttGAGAGAAGATGTCTACTGACTGCCAGAAGACCACTGCCAAGGCCATCCCGTCTAAGAGGGTGACTATCAGCGACGCGGAGCACATGCCCCACGACTACTCCACTACTCCCGGAGGGACGCTGTTCAGCACGACCCCGGGTGGTACGTAGTGTTGTTTGGtttatagatatatatgtaGGTGCTGTAGATTTGCCCACGGCGATATGTGTCTTACTCTTGTCTGCTAAACATCTGTCAGTGAGTGGAGACAGTTTTCATGCTAACTCCATGAGGTTGTCTGCTGTCAAACGCTGCAGCACAACCAGCTGCTAACTGAAGTTAGCTGCTAATGCTAACTAGCATGTGTGTGGAGACtggagagagacacaaacactgacTGCACACAATAAGAAGTTATGACCCACTGCATGTGATTATTATATTCTCTCGTTGCTGTGCTGCTTTCTTTATTAAATGAGATGTGTTCTTCAGAGTTTTGATTGTGGACTGCATCAGCTGATTTATGAAATGGTGGAAAGTACAAAGAAAAGTGCAtgtactcaagtactgtacttagtTTCAAGGTACTTGCACTTTGAGAATTTCCCTAATGTGCTATTttatacacactgacacaatgGTTTGGCGCAACCAATGGATTCCAACTTTTTTGAATTTTCATGTCacacaaaaagcagtgtgtagttagGGTCACTTTTTAAGATGTCTGaattgttaacagctccaccaaatattattttttctcctctaaACTTCTcccatggtttcatttcaataaaagatctaatattaataaaaaataaaattaattttcttctttcctcttctattaatcatctcacaaaCCAAACCCGCAGATTTATTTAGCTAATTTAGATGTATCTATAAGTAGGTAACTGAGCATAAAGTTTCAAATTTCATGTGGTAcccctcctctgtgtgtgtgtactgtaaatatttacATGCAGTCTTATATAAtactatacagtctatggtctggACCTGGTGTTCCTCATCTTGTGGGAATGCATGTTTATGCAAAGTCACATGTGGGGACTCACTTCcccataatataaataattaggTGAAGATTTGGTTTATGGTTAAGGTAAgggtaatgtcctctgaagtgatggaaacacgactgtgtgtatgtgtgtactagAGTTTGTACGCACAACTGATGTACTAATCCCAGCAGACAAATTTGTTATGTCAGTCTTGGGATGCTTTTCAGTTAAACTTCTGCTATAATTGGCATTTGGCAATGCATTCATTATTACATGGTCTTAAGTAAACAGACTTGTTCTCTATTAGTACCCAAACCTTAGTTCTGatcatcttccttttttcctgcctCTTCACACCTCAGGAACCAGGATAATCTATGACCGAAAGTTCCTGCTGGGGTGTCGCAGCTCTCCAGTGGCAAAGACTCCTCCGCAAGGTCTACCTGTCATTCCAGGGGTAACCAGTCCTCCGTCCAAAGACACCAATGAGAAGGCCCGTAAAGGAGAAtcactgaacaacaacaacatcacttCACCTGTTGGCAACGACACTGGTAGGATTACAGTTCAGACACACATTACAAGCTGGACCTGAAATCTATGTAGGCCATAGTAGGCCTACATAGATTATGAATCATATTACTATGTTTCTTGCAGATGTTACATTAACTAAAAATAATtatcaaattattaatattttgatcaattctttaaaattttgatTAATCAAAAAGTGCATTATTGTCACTCTCTGACGTTATGTCAAGTTCATTCGTTGTCCTTTCTTCATGCAGACACGTGATCATCAGCaacaaaaaagtttaaatgctAATTTAACCGCTAGTCAAATCCCCCAATGCTTCATTCAGTAGGCTACTGTGGGCAGCACCACTCACGTGCCAATATACTTATAGTCAATCTTGTAAGTCACTGTAATTCAGCTCTATGTGCAACACAAAGAAAACTGAATAGAAAACAATCACATCATGTAAAAGCATAATACTCTgtcattgaaaaaataaataggcTACAGTAGATGCCTACTTGTCAGGCTAAGAAAGCAGTCCTGCTTTGATGATGGACTTCTGTCTGCTTGTTAAGCTTTTGTGGTCGAGTCATACGTGGCATGTTCTCCCCTCTTTTACTCTCATCTCTGCAAATCTCAGAACAGGGAAGGAGGCAAACCCTGGTCCATTTACTGTGTAACCACATAACCTAGACACGGTGTCATCTCTTTTGTCACTCACTGCCAAGTCCATTtctgattttattgttgtttgcaTTAATGACTGTTCTCACTTTGCAGtcctttacttactttttttaaatacgtttttttaaatttgagatATTTTACGTGGTTTCTGGGTAAAGCAGAATAAATCACTATAATCACCCTCCCTCCAGCATTGCAGTTCTGTCTTTCATGGATTATGGAAGCCAGTTTGTAGTTTTGGACACAGAATGCTGCAAGAAGAAAATAGTCTGATGATGAGACTACATTGCCATATTGTTTCACTCTTGTTCAGTTTGACAGCATATTCCTGTTTGACATTTTCTGGATGGGAGAAGTAGTGCTTTTCTGTCCTATTCATTTGATAGTGAGTGAGTCTCATATCAGTTTCACTTAGTGGCACATGGTGGCTGAAGTATTGGTTAAAAGGAGAAgttaatgtttttcatgttgttcAAGGAAAAACTTTGCTGTGGCACAAGAAGACGATTTCTCCATTCTTAACTGCTCCTACAAAGCTCTGTCATTTCTCCAACTAGAGAAACAGCCACCAATAAGCACAAAAATGGAGaagaaaataatacaaaaaatacaaagattCAGAAACAGAATAAGGAAGTGAACCTGACATGTTTTCTCGTTCATTTGTGTTTTCGAATGGATTGACTGAGTACTCACACAATCCCatgaatgtattcatttaaaacatactcatatttctgttgtttgtttt from Scomber japonicus isolate fScoJap1 chromosome 9, fScoJap1.pri, whole genome shotgun sequence includes the following:
- the LOC128365300 gene encoding eukaryotic translation initiation factor 4E-binding protein 1-like, whose amino-acid sequence is MSTDCQKTTAKAIPSKRVTISDAEHMPHDYSTTPGGTLFSTTPGGTRIIYDRKFLLGCRSSPVAKTPPQGLPVIPGVTSPPSKDTNEKARKGESLNNNNITSPVGNDTGDDSQFEMDI